CGTGGGTCTTTCCACGGAACACGATTCGGCATGGAAAAATCTTCGAAATGTTTGGAAAAGATTTGAAAGCGATGAGATTCCCGGCGCGCGATTAATCGCGTCGATGAATCAGGTTTCCGAAGAAGTAACGGCAAATGAAGAAGGGTACTTTACGGTCACTTTGCAAACACCAGAGCCCTTACCGGATGAGAATCTCTGGCATCCGGTGGATTTGCAGCTGTTAAGTCCGTTCCATCCCGCTCAAGAACCGATTCGTGAAACGGGACTTGTCATGGTAGCTCCTAAAGGTGCGAGATTTGGAGTTATCAGTGATATGGATGACACCGTGTTGCAATCGGATGCCACCAATTTTCTTCGCATGGTAAAAAACGTGGCGCTGGGAAATGCCAGGACCCGGATGCCATTCAAAGGCGTCGCAGCATTTTACCAGGCCTTGCACGAAGAAGATGGCAAACCGACCAATCCGCTTTTTTATGTATCAAGCAGCCCCTGGAATCTATATGATCTGTTGATGGAATTTTTTAACTTGCAGAATATTCCCATTGGACCTTTACTGCTTCGGGATTGGGGAACTTACCGCAGCGGTCTTCCTCACAAACATCGCGAGCATAAATTGCAATCAATCCGGCATATTCTGGATCTCTTGCCGGGTCTTCCTTTCCTTTTGATTGGCGACAGCGGACAAAAGGACCCTGAGATCTATCATGAGGTCCTGTCGATGTACCCGAAACGGATTCTCGCAATCTACATACGAAACGTAAGTCGCAATCTAAAAAGGCCGGCGGCAATTCGGGAGCTCGCCAAAAAAGTAATTGACGCGGGAAGCACGTTGATCCTGACGGATGACACTCTTGCAGCTGCAAGACATGCAATCGAACAGGGCTGGATTAAACCGGACAAATTTCCCGAAATCATGGCCGAAAAGATTGCAAATGAAAAAGCGGAACTTGTGAAAAAAGAAGCCCCTACGGTAAAAATCGAAGCAACAGAAAACAAAAAGAGCGAAATTGATCGCGGGGCAATCGAAAAACAACTTAAGGAAAAATAGAAAAGTAGTGGCAGAGCATTTGCCATTGTCTTCGAATGAGATTGTTCTCTCACGCTGCCTGTCATAGCACGAGCATACGTCCTGCCAACAAATGCTCTACTTCGTCCGGGAGGCTAGCAGACCATTTTCATGCAAATACAATTTAGAGTTGAGGGAGAACCTTTAGTTAGTTAACGTTTGTATACACGCGGGATGGAAAATGCTCTGCCACTACGACCTTGTTTAGATAAGAATATTGTCGAAGCGAAGCCAAGTGCGAGGAGCCCGAAACTCATTCCGAGTGGAATCCAGGGAGACGCAGGTGATCGCTTTTCGACTGGTGCGATCTTTTTTGCAGGTAGGCTGACTACCTGAACCGGTTCGGGCTCTTTCGGTTCCTCGGTCGGCTCGGGTTTCTTTATTTTAGTTCTGGCGGCTACCTTCTGCGTTGTCAGCTCAAAATTTTCCTGAAACATTTCGTCGCTCAGCACGATTCTTCTATAACTATTTGTCCTTTTGTCACGAACAATGACGGTCGTGGAAAAGGGACCTTTCTGAACAATATGGACCGTTTGACCTTTTCCGACCGAGCCGGCCGGTCGAACAGCAACGGCCGTTTGGGCAGCAGAATCCCATTGAGCTTTTAGCTCCTCCTGTGAGGGACCAGTCTTTACCTCGACTTGCTCGATCTTGTGGACCGTTATGCCATCGGTGGAGAAACCATACGGAAAATCCGGACGCTTCAAGCCCATATTGCGATAATCAATTGCGTCGGTCCGCACGGTGGTGGTTATCCCGGTAGAAAGAAACAAGTAGGTTTTCTCACCGCGGAACTCCATCTTACTAACTCTTTTTGACGTCCCATCCTTCAAATGTACGAGAAAGTCGGCGTGGCAAACCTGAAGGAAACCAAAGAGCAACATAAAGAGAATGGCGTAAACTTTACAGCCCGAGCTGTTGCTTGAGTTCGTTTTCATATTCCTTTAACCGTCTATAAGTGGCAAAACCGGAGAGACATTTGCTCTCATCCGGCATCGGCGTGGCATTGCTGCTGGCGAGAATGTTTTCAATCATCTTCTTGTAAGATTCGCCGGAAGTTAGCGGCGCGCCAGGAAACATCTTTTTGAAATCAAAACGGTAACTGAATGTCCGGTAATGAATATACTTGCCCCTGTTGGTTGGATCAGGCACAACAAGATCCAGGACAAGGTAATCTTTTTCAGCCTTTGGCGCAGTGGGAGATGGATTCTTGATCCGTCCAACAGAAATATAACGAATCTGTTTCCACGGGAGGAGTCCGTGTTCCTGTTTCTCATTTCGTAATTGCATCCCTTCCACTGTGCATCTTTCAATCCAACAGGAAACGGTTGTGCTATTTTGATTGAAACCGGGATCCGGCAGAAGCACAAAGTCGGCGTCCTTCGGAGTTTCGATAGTGTGCGGATCGAATATTGATTCATCCAACTCCGGGGTCTTAGGCGTAATGAAGATGCGATATCGTTGCAGATCAGATTTCAATATGGCATGCCATTGCGAATCCACCTTTGGATGCGAATACGCCTTTGACAAAAACTCGATGCCTCTTTGCTTGAGATCCAACTTATCCATGCAAAGATGACCTGCTTTGATTAAGGCCTGGATCGTCAAAGGATCATCGGGGTAAATCCCGATCAACTTTTCATATATTTCAAGACTGGTTCTATAATCCGGTAAATGTTCATAAAAAGCGGCCAATCCGAGTAACGTTTTTGGCGGAAGCGCTTTTGATCTTATAGTGCCTCGTCCGTATTCGCTGTAAATATCCCATATCAAATTAACGTCCCTTTTGCGTATTAATGCTTCCAATAAATTTGCCGTATATTGGCGGTCCGCTTCTTCATTTCCATTAAGGAGCGCAATCCTCTTTAATTCCATATATGCTTCGACATGATCCGGCTCCGATTGGATTACCTGATGCAAAAGTTCTTTTGCCTGCACATAATTTGATTTTTGCGATAATTCCATCGCGCGAAGGAAACGGGAATCCTGAACAATTCCAATCTTCTTCTCAATGTATGGGTCAATGAATTTTTCTTCGAACCGGAGCACATTCATCGCAATTCCGAATACCGCTCCGAAAAGGAAACCGCCGATATGAGCCCAGAAAGCCACACCGGCGCTTTCTCCAAGAGTCGCGGCGGACCAGAACTGGATGAGTAACCACAAAGGAAGAGCAATCCATGCGGGAGCAAGAAAAGTGCCGCGAATCCAAATTCCAATCAAATAGAAAAACTTGATACGAGTGTTATACAGCCGCACAAGAAACGCGCCCATGATCGCGGCAATTGCTCCGGATGCGCCGATTAAAGGGACTTCGCTTTCCGGGAATTTCAAATCATGCGTCCACGCAGCCAGAATTCCACCGCTCAGATAAAAGGTGAGATAAAGAGGTTTTCCCCAAAGATCCTCAATCGTGCAACCGGCGATGTAGAGGAAAAGCATGTTTCCAAGGAGATGCTCCCAGTTACCGTGCAAAAACATGCTGGTGATAAAACTCCACCAGTGGGGCTTAACCGGACGATGACCGTATTGAAAATCAGGGGATTCCTCGATCATCTTCCAAACGTTTTCAGCTTTTTTATCCAGAACCGCCTGCTCCTCTGCGATTTGCTGGTCCGTCAGACCCGAGATGTCTTTCTCCCCGACTTCTTTAAGTGATTCCTGATCGAAAAGTTTCAGCAGATTCTGCGGTAGCTCCAGGTAAGGGTGGTCCCGGTAGTAGCGAAGCATATCCTGTGCAGCTTTGTCTATTTCAACTTCATCGGGCGCAGAGGATGAGAGGGTAACAAAAATCAGAACATTGAGTCCGATCAAAAAGTAAGTGATCCAGGATCGTCGTCTGACAACTTGATCTTCATGACCATAAGGTATGAGCAACATAGCAGCAGGAGCGCTTTTTTATCATACAGCATTCCCGATGTGGTGCGGACGACTCGCAAACTACAAACTATCCCCAGAAGCCTGTGACCCAACGGATTCTTCCTGCCGGCGAGAGTAGAAAAATGTTCGTGCCTTTGCTCATTTCTGTTCCATCCGTTTTCAATACTTTCCAATGCGCAAGCACAGCGCCCTGACATTCGTGGACGTCGCCATCTCTAACAATCGTCAAGCCTGGCATGAAATGATGGATCGCGGAAAGATGCCCATTCAAATCCTCAAGTCCGGATGTGCAGCTGTACTTATCCTGAAAACTCATATTTCCTTCCAGGAGCGTCTCCATCTTCTGCCTTCGTGCCTCCGGATCTTTCGAATTCCACAACTCGAAATAAGCATCCACTTTGTTCTGGATATCGGAATGCTGGTCGCAGGAAGCAACGTTTGCAAAGAGAGCGAGCTGATAACGCCATCCTTGGATGAACTCATCACGCACAGCCGCATCAGACAACTCGTGCCGCAGCGTAACCTGTGTGCCGTCCGAAAGTTCTTGTAATGTGATCGTGACCAGCGAGCCTTCCGGTGGAATCGGTTTGCCCGAATCAAAACCATAAGAAAACACAATTCTTTCGGGTGGCTCGATCTCCAGGATTTTCCCTGAAGCCTGGATTCCATTGGGAAAGCGGATTTTCATTGACCCTCCCGGCCGCCCTTCTATAGTGGATCCCTCGCCCCACCAATCGGCGAAACGTTTCGAATCGGTGAAATATCGAAATACCGTTGACCGCTTTGCGCAAATCAGAATCTTCCTTTCCAGATTGTGTGTCAGACCGGTGGTCATGATGATTTACTCCTTTTCTTTTGTCGTGGCCCACGCCGGGCACTTTCCAGCTCGGCGCGAATCTTCAAGCGATACAAAGCGTCGTCCCACATTTGCTCCAGGTATTTGCGGAGAGCTCCCAGCTCCTCCTTTCTTGCGAGGTAAAAACGGAACGTTCCTTCTTCACGCTTTGACACGAGGCCAGCCTCCTCCAGAATGCGAAGATGCTGGGAAACAGCTCCGAACGTGACATCACGCTGACGCCGGCAGATCTCACCGGCAGAGAGCTCTTCGTCCCAAACCAATCGCAAAATCTCCCGCCTTCTCGGCGTTTGCAATGCTTGAAATACTTCCATGTGCTATATTTTAGTATAAACTAAAATAAAGTCAAGAAAAAAAATCCTCTCTATCTTGGCGCCTTGGCGTCTTGGCGGTTTCGTCGCACATAAACCGTTCCGCCGTTCAGCGAACCATCGAAGGTCTTGATCAGATCGAAATCCTTTTCCAGCGCTTTCATCATTTCCGGATACAGAGTTCTTGCATCTTCCGGAAATATGTACAGCACCCACAACTGTGAACCATCAGATTGCAAAGCGCGCAGGGATTCCGGTGTTTCTACTTTCTCGTATGGAAGGCGATGGTACCCGTGATAGACCAGCCTAATTCTCCCGGCTGTCGCGATCACGTCGCGGGGCGATTTGTTCTTTTCCACAAAAATCCTGGCTCCGAGAAAATCCTGTTTCGGGCCATATGCTCGAGGCAATGCAAGCGCGGAAAGCAAAATCAACAGGATGCAGATGGCTGTGCCTGGAAACCGGCCGTACTTCTCCGGAACCAAAAGAGCTCCAAGGGACATGGTTCCCCGAACCAGAACAAGCATTGCCAGACCAAAATTAAAAAAGAAGAAACGGGGCCACAGGGGATGTCCGAGAGCCAGAGTAATCACTGACCCGATCAAAACGGGCAGGATCAACAATTGAACGACGATTGGCTTTGTGCGGCTATAGCTGAAGAGGCCTGCTCCGAAGATGAGCAAAGCGACCAGAGCGACGATGCCTCCAGCAAAATGCAATTTCATTCCTCGAACGATCTCAAGTAGGGTCCACAGGGGCTGCTTCCACATGGCCACCGTACTTTCTTCGCCCATTGTCAGAAACATTTTCCCGAGAACAGGTGAGTACAAAAGGAGCGTGAGCAGGCCACCAAGACAAAATCCATACAGAAGTCCGTCCCATGGCCGTACTTTTATCTCGCGCCGGACCTTCCACAAATAAATAACAAAGTGACCTGCAGGAACAAATAACATCGTCAGCTGTGTGTACATTCCTAAAGCGAGCGTTACTCCGTAAAGCATCCATTTCTTGCGGTCATTGGACGCCAGACAGCGCAAGAGAAGCAGCGCGCTTGCCATGGTCCAGAATTGAAGGCCCGTATAGCCTCTTGCATTCTGACTGAACCAGATGTGGAAATACGAAACACACAACAGGCCCACCGTGAGAAGGGCTTCTAACCGGTTAGTAACCTCACATCCAAACCGGGAAACGAGCCAGAGGGCGCCTACGCCGAAGATGACTGCCGGCAAACGGAGGGCCCATTCACTTTCACCAAACAGCACTATAGATAAATGAGCAAGGATGGAATAAAAGAAATGCTGATTCTCAGAATCAAATGCAAATATCAGTTCGTTGAACGGAAGCCTTACGTAACGAACGGCTGTGAGCACTTCATCAAACCACAGACCTTCGTTTAAACGGTACATGCGTAAAAAAGTCGCGACACCAAGAGTGAAGAGAAACAGCATGTTGAATAATGCATCGCGATGGTCGTTGTTCATGCCGCTATTTTGCCCTATTCTAAGCTGGAAAACTATGGCTTCTCAGCCGTCAGCATGGCGCTTTTCAACGCGCGGAATTGCCGTTCGTTTGTTCTTCACCTGCTGGATCCTTTACGCTTTGCATTTTGCGACAAACATCGTTCGCGAAATTTATCTTGCTGCCTCGCTAGGAGATCATTGCTCGTTTCGAGTGGATGAGTACGCCGGTTTACATCCGGATCTTTTTGAGAAGAAAGGATACGGATGGCACATCAATAACAATCCAGGCGCTTCGATGATCGCATCGCTGCCCTATTTCTTGAACCGGTTCTGGATCGATCCTCTTGTCGATCGCGTACGGAACAGCCGGAGCGCGTCCGGATCGGTGAGTCCGCCTCATTATGATTCCCCGTGGCCGATGGCGCGCAAGTTTTATGCGCAAGCGTGGCAGCGCGGACTGGACATCAAGCTGGGACTCGCCGCATTGGTTATGCAAGTTTTCTGCATGGCGCCTTTATCGGCTGCCGGTGTTGTGATGATGTTTTACGTTTTGCGCCGCATTTTTGATTCCAACCGAATCGCTTTCTGGCTATCCATTCTTTATGGATTTGCTACTCCCATTTTTTTTCGCACCGGAACGCTGAATCAAAACTTAATGACGGCACACATCGTTTTTGCCGGTTTCACGCTTTTGTGGAATCCAGCCACGCGAACGAATTGGAAAGTGGAATGGCGCTTTACTTTGGCCGGACTCGCAGGCGGACTCGCCGTATTGCTGGATTACAGCGGCGTCATCTTACTTACTTTACTCTTCGTGTACGGATGGTTTAAGAACAAAGAAAATCGTTTGGGGAATAGCTTGCTATTTATTGCGAGCGCGTTTCTTCCGATTCTCTTACTGTGGTTCTATCAATGGAGGAGTTTTGGGCATCCGTTTTATCCACCGCAATACCACATGCCGGTGATCAACCCATGGGTGGAAACAGGGTTTCGCGGGTTTGTGGGTCCGAGACCACATTTGATGTGGTCCCTGTTGTTTGATTACCGTTACGGTTTGTTTTTGAGCTGTCCCCTTTTATTGTTGGCTCCCTTTTCCTTCTTGATCCGGCGTTACAATTTCCCGCGATTGGAAAAAACGTTCTTTTTCCTCTTCTTTCTCGGTCTTTGGATTTTTTTTAGTGGAGTCAATTACACCAACTTGCAATTCAATACCGGAATCCGGTATCTGGTGGCGATCGTCCCTTTCTTGTTTATACCGGCTGTGATGGTACTCATGGCCTTGCCTCGCGCACTTGCATTGCTGGTGTCACTGGTGGCTCTGTTTCAATCCTGGTGTCTCGCGATGTACCGCGACGTGGAACGAGGCTCAGGAATTCTGGAACCTGTGAAGCAGATTCTTAGTGACGGCTTGGAGTTGCCTGTTTTCACAACCCTGAGCCGCATGCAAGCTCTGAAAGAATTACTACCGTTCGGCGCCTCTCCCTTGCCAGTCTTTCTGGTAACCGCCTGTGTTCTCTATTTTACCTGGCGCCGTTCGGGACATACACGCGATGAACTCCATTTATAGTTTGGTAAAATAGCGCAAGAGCGACGCTAAGGAGTGGTGCAATGTCGACCGCATTGATGGTTAGATCGGAGAAAAAGGGGCCGGTCTTTTTTCCTGACCGGGAATACGGAAACATTATCCCCCATGCAATTTCGAGTCTTGAGGAACTGGCCAGGAATCTGAATATCCCTACCATCGATTCTTTCACTTATATGGAACCTGACTTACTTCGTTCAGCAATTGATATGGTGGAAGGAGAAAAAGCTGAAAAATTGAAGAAACGATTGCGCGATCAGCTGGAATGGCACAGTGCTGAAGAAGGATTGAAGTCAATTGAGGGACTGAAAGCATCGGTAAAAGATTCCTCCTCCAGGATAGAATTCCGAATGCGAGGGCCGCACAACGAACTGGTGGATGCCCTATTCCAGGATCTTCAGGATGTTTCCGAGATCCTTACCGAGCTGGCCAAATCCGGTGACCGCTTCCGTTTTGAAGCCGCATAGTTTGCGGCAGGAAAATGAATCGGTGTTCAACTGGTGTCTAAGGTTTCACTAAAATTCATCTGCATTTCGTATTGCGCGGAAGACCATTCAAAACCGATTCGCCGCAAAAAGGTGATGGTTCCGGTAGCCGATCCATCCACATTTCCAATGCGCGCGGATCTTCCCGGTTGAACGTGTGTTTGAAGAGCGGCCAGCAGTGCTGCGCCTGCGCCCTGTTTTCTGTGATCATGTTGAATGGCAAATTGCGGTATGTCACCAGTGTCAGGAAATACGATGCCGTAACCAATGAGCTGGGATCCACTAAAGATGCCAAGCAAAATTTTTGGCATTTTGCTTCGCTGTATCGATGATATTGAATTTTGCCAGGAGGGATGCCAGTCCCAGAATCGTTCAAAGAGTTCCCACATCGGCTCGATCGTTTTTATGGTGAAAGAAGACTGGCGGGACTGCGCTTCTTTTGGACCGGAGAAAATCTCGAGATCTCGCTCAACGGAAAAACCTGTCTTTTTATATAAAGTGAACGCCGCGGAGTTTTTCGCGAATACTTCAAGCACGTATCGAGTGGCTCCCGTTCCTTTCAGTCTGGATAAGCTGAATTCGAATATTCCTTGAGCGATTCCTTTTCGTCTCGCTTCAGGAACAATTCCGGTTGCTACATCATAGATGGTAGGAATCCCTTGATAGTGATCGAACGCATTGATTGTGAATCCAACCGGCTCGTCCTCCTGAAATGCCGCAACGGATAATTCCTTTTGTCCTCCTCTTCGCGTTAAAAGTTCGGAAAACTGATCCCGCGTAAGATTCATCGGAACGAAATAATCGGAAAAAGCGCGGAGGAAGATAGGATGTAAATCAATCAGGTCGAAGTCATCAAGAAAGCGGTATTCCATAGCTCTAAGATTGCGGGCAGGATGCCCGCGGCCCGTAATGCAGGCTGGAAGCCTGCGCTCCATATGCCCGCGGACGAGACGTCCGCGCTACTTTGTTTTCAATCTTCCACCACGTGGGATTCAAACATCTTGCGGTATTGTTCCCAGCGTTTGCGATCGAATTGTCCATCGTCTGAAAGACATTTTGACGCCGCGTAACCCATGAATAAAGCATGGTGTGTATTGTCATGCACAAAAAGTCCCTGACGGCCAAAGCTCACAAGACCTTCTACCTGATTGCACCACCGATCCAACCCTTCAAAATATTTTTCATAACCCTGGTAATAAACGGGATAAGCGTTGGGCAACCGGCGAACTAGAATCTTTCGGACGTTCGCCGTAATCGGAATTTCAGCGCGCCGCAACGACTCCAGCGCAACCTGCCCGAGTTCCTCATCCGCTTGCTTCCAGATAGGGCCATTCACGTCACACGGAATCTCACCGCACAAAACGGTGATTCCCGCCGTTCCTGTTCCATTGGAAAAAATCTTGGGCTCGGAAAGACGCGAGATGGTAATCTCCGGTTCCGGAAAATAGTGAGCATCGTATTCTGTAAAGCGATCCTCATCCAAAACGAGATACACCAGAATCATTCCGCGGAAGCGAATTTTTGTCGCCGCATCCAACACGGATTGCGGTGGACCAGGCGAAGCGCTTCGGGCAAGCACATTCACAGGAATTGTGGAGAAAACATTGCCGGCTTTCAGTTCATGTGAAGTGCCGTCTTTTTGATAGCGCACACCCGTCATTCTGTTCTCTGATAGCTCCACCTGCTCGACACGCGCTTGAAAATGGATTTGGGCGCCTTCTTTTAGCGCAGCATCTTTGAACGCATCGGAGATTTGTCCGTAGCCCAGGCGCGGATAAAAAAAGTAACCATCTCCGGGTGAACGAAGTCCCGGCATGGTGGAAAGGATTTTCCACAAAATTTTCGTCAGAGAGCTTGCGGAGATTCTTCGATGAGCCTGAACTGCAGCCAGTTCTTCCGGAGGCACACCCCACAATTTTCGCGCGTAGGGAAAATAAAAATCGCGACAGATCGTGCTTCCAAGGCCGGCTTCCAGAACACTCGCAAAAGAGTCCTGCTTCCTTGTACTCTTC
Above is a window of bacterium DNA encoding:
- a CDS encoding metalloregulator ArsR/SmtB family transcription factor, whose translation is MEVFQALQTPRRREILRLVWDEELSAGEICRRQRDVTFGAVSQHLRILEEAGLVSKREEGTFRFYLARKEELGALRKYLEQMWDDALYRLKIRAELESARRGPRQKKRSKSS
- a CDS encoding FAD-dependent oxidoreductase; the protein is MKRPHVVVLGAGPAGLGAAFHLARRGVTDVTVLEQNPHAGGNAGSFEIEGIRVDFGSHRLHPACDPEVLKDIRSLLGNDLLERPRHGRIRMQGRWIHFPLRLIDLALRLPPSFVAGVITDRIGKFFRKSTRKQDSFASVLEAGLGSTICRDFYFPYARKLWGVPPEELAAVQAHRRISASSLTKILWKILSTMPGLRSPGDGYFFYPRLGYGQISDAFKDAALKEGAQIHFQARVEQVELSENRMTGVRYQKDGTSHELKAGNVFSTIPVNVLARSASPGPPQSVLDAATKIRFRGMILVYLVLDEDRFTEYDAHYFPEPEITISRLSEPKIFSNGTGTAGITVLCGEIPCDVNGPIWKQADEELGQVALESLRRAEIPITANVRKILVRRLPNAYPVYYQGYEKYFEGLDRWCNQVEGLVSFGRQGLFVHDNTHHALFMGYAASKCLSDDGQFDRKRWEQYRKMFESHVVED
- a CDS encoding DUF2183 domain-containing protein; translated protein: MSRIKNPQIVPYRGYGSSFKIFLKGRVLENKNVGLSTEHDSAWKNLRNVWKRFESDEIPGARLIASMNQVSEEVTANEEGYFTVTLQTPEPLPDENLWHPVDLQLLSPFHPAQEPIRETGLVMVAPKGARFGVISDMDDTVLQSDATNFLRMVKNVALGNARTRMPFKGVAAFYQALHEEDGKPTNPLFYVSSSPWNLYDLLMEFFNLQNIPIGPLLLRDWGTYRSGLPHKHREHKLQSIRHILDLLPGLPFLLIGDSGQKDPEIYHEVLSMYPKRILAIYIRNVSRNLKRPAAIRELAKKVIDAGSTLILTDDTLAAARHAIEQGWIKPDKFPEIMAEKIANEKAELVKKEAPTVKIEATENKKSEIDRGAIEKQLKEK
- a CDS encoding GNAT family N-acetyltransferase, producing the protein MEYRFLDDFDLIDLHPIFLRAFSDYFVPMNLTRDQFSELLTRRGGQKELSVAAFQEDEPVGFTINAFDHYQGIPTIYDVATGIVPEARRKGIAQGIFEFSLSRLKGTGATRYVLEVFAKNSAAFTLYKKTGFSVERDLEIFSGPKEAQSRQSSFTIKTIEPMWELFERFWDWHPSWQNSISSIQRSKMPKILLGIFSGSQLIGYGIVFPDTGDIPQFAIQHDHRKQGAGAALLAALQTHVQPGRSARIGNVDGSATGTITFLRRIGFEWSSAQYEMQMNFSETLDTS
- a CDS encoding rhomboid family intramembrane serine protease; translation: MLLIPYGHEDQVVRRRSWITYFLIGLNVLIFVTLSSSAPDEVEIDKAAQDMLRYYRDHPYLELPQNLLKLFDQESLKEVGEKDISGLTDQQIAEEQAVLDKKAENVWKMIEESPDFQYGHRPVKPHWWSFITSMFLHGNWEHLLGNMLFLYIAGCTIEDLWGKPLYLTFYLSGGILAAWTHDLKFPESEVPLIGASGAIAAIMGAFLVRLYNTRIKFFYLIGIWIRGTFLAPAWIALPLWLLIQFWSAATLGESAGVAFWAHIGGFLFGAVFGIAMNVLRFEEKFIDPYIEKKIGIVQDSRFLRAMELSQKSNYVQAKELLHQVIQSEPDHVEAYMELKRIALLNGNEEADRQYTANLLEALIRKRDVNLIWDIYSEYGRGTIRSKALPPKTLLGLAAFYEHLPDYRTSLEIYEKLIGIYPDDPLTIQALIKAGHLCMDKLDLKQRGIEFLSKAYSHPKVDSQWHAILKSDLQRYRIFITPKTPELDESIFDPHTIETPKDADFVLLPDPGFNQNSTTVSCWIERCTVEGMQLRNEKQEHGLLPWKQIRYISVGRIKNPSPTAPKAEKDYLVLDLVVPDPTNRGKYIHYRTFSYRFDFKKMFPGAPLTSGESYKKMIENILASSNATPMPDESKCLSGFATYRRLKEYENELKQQLGL
- a CDS encoding SRPBCC domain-containing protein produces the protein MTTGLTHNLERKILICAKRSTVFRYFTDSKRFADWWGEGSTIEGRPGGSMKIRFPNGIQASGKILEIEPPERIVFSYGFDSGKPIPPEGSLVTITLQELSDGTQVTLRHELSDAAVRDEFIQGWRYQLALFANVASCDQHSDIQNKVDAYFELWNSKDPEARRQKMETLLEGNMSFQDKYSCTSGLEDLNGHLSAIHHFMPGLTIVRDGDVHECQGAVLAHWKVLKTDGTEMSKGTNIFLLSPAGRIRWVTGFWG
- a CDS encoding glycosyltransferase family 39 protein: MNNDHRDALFNMLFLFTLGVATFLRMYRLNEGLWFDEVLTAVRYVRLPFNELIFAFDSENQHFFYSILAHLSIVLFGESEWALRLPAVIFGVGALWLVSRFGCEVTNRLEALLTVGLLCVSYFHIWFSQNARGYTGLQFWTMASALLLLRCLASNDRKKWMLYGVTLALGMYTQLTMLFVPAGHFVIYLWKVRREIKVRPWDGLLYGFCLGGLLTLLLYSPVLGKMFLTMGEESTVAMWKQPLWTLLEIVRGMKLHFAGGIVALVALLIFGAGLFSYSRTKPIVVQLLILPVLIGSVITLALGHPLWPRFFFFNFGLAMLVLVRGTMSLGALLVPEKYGRFPGTAICILLILLSALALPRAYGPKQDFLGARIFVEKNKSPRDVIATAGRIRLVYHGYHRLPYEKVETPESLRALQSDGSQLWVLYIFPEDARTLYPEMMKALEKDFDLIKTFDGSLNGGTVYVRRNRQDAKAPR